The bacterium genome includes a window with the following:
- a CDS encoding Gfo/Idh/MocA family oxidoreductase: protein MTRVGILGAGFMGNMHVNVYNMLPDVKIVGIADIRGDKSKSLATKAKAIPYYDAEQLLTKPDVTVIDVCLPTYLHKEFVIKAAENGKDVFCEKPIALNVQEADEMIEACKKNKVRFMVGHVIRFWNEYKYLKEVYERNEYGNLKSLVCRRLSPLPTWSWEDWLLNDEHSGGALLDLHIHDTDFILHLIGKNPQRICTKSAKLESVYSHIFSTFTFDDDLIVSVEGGWDFPSQFPFEMSYTAKFEKAVVAFNSRSNPSVIVYESSGKSIKPTFETIKVEGEGNIDELGGYFHELRYFVDHVSHNKPFNIITPEEARHSLAVLMLEKESIDKNAEIII, encoded by the coding sequence ATGACAAGGGTAGGTATTCTTGGAGCCGGATTTATGGGAAATATGCACGTAAATGTTTACAATATGCTCCCTGATGTAAAAATAGTAGGTATTGCTGATATCAGAGGCGATAAATCGAAATCTCTTGCAACCAAAGCTAAGGCAATCCCTTATTACGATGCAGAACAACTTTTAACAAAACCTGATGTAACAGTAATAGATGTTTGTTTACCCACTTATCTACATAAAGAGTTTGTTATAAAAGCAGCAGAGAATGGCAAAGATGTTTTCTGCGAAAAGCCTATTGCGTTGAATGTTCAAGAAGCAGATGAAATGATTGAAGCTTGCAAAAAAAATAAGGTTAGATTTATGGTAGGACACGTAATTAGGTTTTGGAACGAGTACAAATATTTAAAAGAAGTGTATGAGAGAAACGAGTACGGTAACCTCAAAAGCCTTGTTTGTAGACGATTGTCTCCGTTGCCAACATGGAGTTGGGAAGATTGGCTCTTAAACGATGAACATTCAGGCGGTGCTTTACTTGACCTCCACATACACGATACAGACTTTATATTACACCTTATAGGAAAAAACCCTCAAAGAATCTGTACAAAAAGCGCAAAGTTGGAAAGTGTTTATTCACATATATTTTCAACCTTTACTTTTGATGATGACCTTATAGTTTCAGTTGAAGGTGGATGGGATTTTCCTTCTCAGTTTCCATTTGAAATGAGTTATACAGCAAAATTTGAGAAGGCGGTTGTAGCGTTTAATTCAAGAAGCAATCCTTCTGTTATTGTGTATGAATCTTCTGGAAAATCTATTAAACCTACTTTTGAAACTATTAAAGTTGAAGGCGAAGGTAATATAGATGAACTCGGTGGATATTTTCACGAGTTAAGATACTTCGTTGACCACGTCAGCCATAACAAACCGTTTAATATCATTACTCCTGAAGAAGCAAGACACTCACTTGCTGTGTTGATGCTTGAGAAGGAATCTATTGATAAAAACGCCGAAATAATCATATAA
- the era gene encoding GTPase Era, with product MKSGFVSIVGRPNVGKSSLLNSLLNTKVSIVSSHPAITRIKILGIYNSQQGQIVFLDTPGFEKSNTELSKNMVRTIFSCVEDSNLVLLLIDAYGWQEYDEKILESLKKFNKKIILVINKVDVVPQREFVLPLIEESLEKHPFLEVVPISARRSDNVTQLIKTIYRHLPDGEEIFPADMKTNIPLEYNIAEIIREKVVNNTYQEIPQSVAVLVEEVKPGNRDKRMLAIRATIIIDRENVKRIIIGKKGDKLKKIGTQSRKELEQLLGKKVFLELWVKVIKDWKNRPDIFRNFGYGNF from the coding sequence ATGAAATCAGGTTTTGTTTCTATTGTTGGAAGACCTAATGTTGGAAAATCGAGCCTATTAAATAGTCTTTTAAATACAAAGGTATCTATTGTTTCTTCTCATCCAGCTATTACTCGTATAAAAATTTTGGGGATATACAATTCACAGCAAGGGCAGATAGTTTTTCTTGATACACCCGGTTTTGAGAAGAGCAATACTGAACTTTCAAAAAATATGGTAAGGACTATTTTTAGTTGTGTTGAAGATTCCAACCTTGTCTTACTTTTAATAGATGCCTACGGGTGGCAAGAATATGATGAGAAAATTCTTGAAAGCTTAAAAAAGTTTAATAAAAAAATCATTCTTGTAATAAACAAGGTTGATGTTGTCCCTCAGAGAGAGTTTGTTTTACCTTTAATTGAGGAAAGTTTAGAGAAACACCCGTTTCTTGAGGTTGTTCCTATCTCGGCAAGAAGAAGTGATAATGTTACTCAACTTATAAAAACTATTTATCGCCATTTACCAGATGGAGAAGAGATTTTTCCTGCAGATATGAAAACAAATATTCCTCTTGAATATAATATAGCAGAAATAATCAGAGAAAAGGTGGTCAACAACACCTACCAGGAGATTCCTCAAAGTGTTGCAGTACTGGTAGAAGAAGTAAAACCTGGCAATAGAGATAAAAGAATGCTTGCCATAAGAGCAACCATTATTATCGATAGAGAGAATGTCAAAAGAATAATTATTGGTAAAAAAGGTGATAAGCTTAAAAAAATTGGCACTCAATCAAGGAAAGAACTTGAACAATTGCTCGGTAAAAAGGTATTTCTTGAATTATGGGTAAAGGTGATTAAAGACTGGAAGAATAGACCTGATATTTTTAGGAATTTTGGTTATGGTAATTTTTAA
- a CDS encoding Gfo/Idh/MocA family oxidoreductase — MKKTYNVGIIGTGFMGKVHSYSYENLKYYYPDSPFKVKLFGVCSRRKEVVDKLKDDYSFATTDYKELINHPEIDIVDICTPNQFHKEQIFEAIKADKHIYCEKPLVSDIEDSESILKALENFKKTHQITFNSRFTPTSIRVKELIDLGKLGDPISFNIAYYHSGSIEKDKPMGWKQEKGAGVSLDLASHIVDLLYYFWGEFSEVSAITKILYPERINKQGELVKVEAEDYFNCNIKLKNGAVGNLVASKIALGSEDEIRYELFGTKGAIQFNSMQPNFILFFDKNDSQEGFKTIPVVSRYPESNFPGPKFAVGWIRGHIHAIYKFVSSIDSNQQANPSFYDGHYNMKVLEASRLSEKNGEWTKVS, encoded by the coding sequence ATGAAAAAAACTTATAATGTAGGAATAATCGGAACTGGTTTTATGGGAAAGGTACATTCGTACTCGTATGAAAACCTTAAATATTACTATCCTGACTCACCTTTCAAAGTGAAACTCTTTGGTGTTTGTAGCCGCAGAAAAGAGGTTGTTGATAAACTGAAAGATGATTACAGTTTTGCCACGACCGATTATAAAGAACTGATTAACCATCCTGAAATAGATATAGTGGATATATGTACTCCAAACCAGTTTCATAAGGAACAGATTTTTGAGGCAATCAAAGCTGACAAACATATTTATTGCGAGAAGCCACTTGTTTCTGATATAGAAGATTCTGAATCAATCCTAAAAGCTCTTGAAAATTTTAAAAAAACCCACCAGATAACCTTTAATAGCAGGTTTACTCCAACCTCAATTAGGGTTAAAGAACTTATAGATTTAGGAAAATTGGGTGACCCTATATCTTTTAATATTGCGTATTATCATTCTGGTAGCATTGAAAAAGATAAACCTATGGGTTGGAAACAAGAAAAAGGCGCTGGCGTTTCTCTTGATTTGGCTTCACATATTGTTGACTTACTTTACTACTTTTGGGGAGAATTTTCTGAAGTTTCTGCTATAACTAAAATATTATATCCTGAAAGAATAAACAAACAGGGAGAACTTGTAAAGGTTGAAGCGGAAGATTATTTTAACTGTAATATAAAACTTAAAAATGGTGCAGTGGGTAACCTTGTTGCGTCTAAGATAGCGTTAGGTTCAGAAGATGAGATTAGATACGAATTGTTCGGCACAAAAGGAGCAATCCAGTTTAATTCTATGCAACCTAACTTTATACTCTTTTTTGATAAAAACGATTCTCAAGAAGGTTTTAAGACCATTCCTGTTGTTAGCAGGTATCCTGAAAGTAATTTTCCCGGACCTAAATTTGCAGTTGGATGGATAAGGGGACACATCCACGCCATCTATAAATTTGTATCTTCGATAGATTCAAACCAGCAAGCTAACCCTTCTTTTTATGACGGTCATTATAATATGAAAGTTTTAGAAGCCTCACGTCTTTCAGAGAAGAATGGAGAATGGACTAAGGTAAGTTAA
- a CDS encoding glycosyltransferase: MNKNKDDLEYIKSQIPIPDDNAASNLSLSQKLTIISISLIFLYIFFIKKDLHFLHYFFYYLITILYLIVCTHKLLLIVSGSLLKSEIKISDIEIAHTKIWPFYTVLLPVYKETAIFPQLFKAIENIVYPRDKFEVLLLVEEDDIKFKEYLKDKTLPKWWKVLEIPDFKPKTKGKALNYGLLQTKGEFLVIYDAEDIPEKNQIKKAAIAFSKVDKNVACLQSKLNYYNPYQNILTRWFTAEYSSWFDLYLPGIDAIKAPMPLGGTSNHFRTDKLVELKGWDPFNVTEDCDLGIRIFKAHYTTRVLDTTTWEEANSVLNNWLKQRSRWVKGYIQTYFVNLRNPIQLIKRVGLINFFHFNIIVGGNFFVLCFNPIAWIMILIWLFKPHKFVMENNFLLISTIALLVGNLFFVLIHIWGVLKRRWYKLVFAASISPIYWFLMSLGAWKGFSQYIRKPHFWEKTEHALFKNYHNQNS, translated from the coding sequence ATGAACAAAAATAAAGATGACCTTGAATATATAAAGTCTCAGATACCGATACCTGATGATAACGCTGCATCAAATTTAAGTTTATCACAAAAATTAACTATAATTTCTATTTCTCTAATTTTTCTTTATATTTTTTTTATTAAAAAAGATTTACATTTCCTACACTACTTCTTTTACTATCTTATCACCATATTATATCTTATTGTTTGTACCCACAAACTTCTTTTAATAGTCTCTGGGAGTTTACTAAAAAGTGAGATTAAAATTTCTGATATAGAAATAGCCCATACAAAAATATGGCCATTTTATACTGTCCTTCTACCTGTTTATAAAGAGACTGCAATATTTCCACAATTGTTTAAAGCTATAGAAAACATTGTCTACCCACGTGATAAGTTTGAGGTTCTTCTTCTTGTTGAAGAAGATGATATAAAATTTAAAGAGTATTTAAAAGACAAAACTTTACCTAAATGGTGGAAGGTTTTGGAAATACCTGATTTTAAACCAAAAACAAAAGGTAAAGCGCTAAATTATGGGCTTTTACAAACGAAAGGTGAATTTCTTGTTATATATGACGCTGAAGATATCCCAGAAAAAAATCAGATAAAAAAAGCTGCAATAGCTTTTAGCAAAGTAGATAAGAACGTTGCCTGTCTTCAATCAAAACTTAACTATTATAACCCATACCAGAATATCCTTACCAGATGGTTCACTGCTGAGTATTCTTCTTGGTTTGACCTTTATTTACCAGGAATTGATGCAATTAAAGCACCTATGCCTCTTGGTGGTACTTCCAACCATTTTAGAACAGATAAACTTGTTGAACTTAAAGGGTGGGACCCTTTTAATGTTACAGAAGATTGTGATTTAGGTATTAGAATATTTAAAGCTCATTATACTACAAGAGTTCTTGATACAACTACCTGGGAAGAAGCAAACAGTGTTCTTAACAATTGGCTTAAACAGAGAAGCAGATGGGTGAAAGGATATATACAAACATACTTTGTTAATCTAAGAAACCCTATACAACTAATTAAAAGGGTTGGTTTAATCAATTTTTTCCATTTCAATATTATTGTAGGTGGCAACTTCTTTGTATTATGTTTCAACCCTATTGCTTGGATAATGATATTGATATGGCTCTTCAAACCGCATAAATTTGTTATGGAAAATAATTTCCTTCTTATTTCAACTATAGCACTATTGGTTGGAAATCTCTTTTTCGTTCTGATACATATTTGGGGTGTACTTAAAAGAAGGTGGTATAAACTTGTTTTTGCGGCTTCTATATCGCCCATATATTGGTTTTTGATGAGTCTTGGTGCTTGGAAAGGGTTTTCCCAGTATATAAGAAAACCCCATTTTTGGGAAAAGACTGAACACGCACTTTTTAAAAATTACCATAACCAAAATTCCTAA
- a CDS encoding AAA family ATPase, translated as MKKYEVKSDVLKLVCDFRELNFKTTAEIKPLTGLIGQERAKKALEFGLNINSVGYNIFVTGISGTGRTTSVEQAVKKMAESRHIPDDWCYVFNFTDNDMPSALRFPPGRAVVFKKEMDELVGELLVELPKAFESQLYEEHKTTIIRELQVKKNELFDKLEKGAEAAGFKIKKTSAGVAFVPIIGGKPLTDKDIDAMTDSARETLRKKQELLYEELTKVLRIIRSLEKEAQRKLNEIEKNTAKFTIHPKIEELKEKYRNILPVYKYLEDVENDMLENIEEFKDKKEVEILPGVRLPEKQSLLYRYQVNVFIDNSRIEGAPVIKEPNPTSYNLSGKVEYKPQYGGMVTDFTMIKPGALHKANGGYLILQAIDVLKNYFSWETLKRAIKNSEIIIEDLNEQFRLVNTPTLRPAPIPLNVKIILIGNPMLYYMLFQYDEEFQKLFKVKADYSVVMNRNKQGVSNYAALISKICSEENLKHCEAEAVGSIVEYGSRVANDQNRLTTRFVEIADIIREANFWAVQDNSEFINKQHIETALEEKVFRSNLAEKRLEELITEGTLMVDTDGAVVGQINGLSVMTMGDYSFGKPSRITARVYTGLNGMINIDREVKLARTIHNKGFLILSGYLGEKYGENKPLAFSASICFEQLYDEIEGDSASSTELYVLLSALSGLPIKQGIAVTGSVNQKGEIQPVGGINEKIEGFYYTCKSKKLTGEQGVIIPHQNLKHLMLKNEIIEAVKKGDFHIWAVSNVDMGIEILTGKPAGEKNSRGNYPVGTVNYLVEKKLDTLYKNYSKFQIGIKGKKVK; from the coding sequence ATGAAAAAATATGAAGTTAAATCAGATGTCCTAAAACTTGTTTGTGATTTTAGAGAGTTGAATTTTAAAACAACAGCAGAAATAAAGCCTTTAACTGGTCTTATTGGACAAGAAAGAGCTAAAAAAGCTCTCGAATTTGGGCTTAACATTAATAGTGTTGGTTACAACATTTTTGTTACTGGAATCTCTGGCACAGGAAGAACAACTTCTGTTGAACAAGCAGTTAAAAAAATGGCTGAAAGCCGACATATACCTGACGATTGGTGTTATGTTTTTAATTTTACAGACAATGATATGCCTTCTGCTTTAAGGTTTCCTCCTGGGCGAGCAGTCGTATTTAAAAAAGAGATGGACGAACTTGTAGGAGAACTGCTTGTTGAACTTCCCAAAGCATTTGAAAGTCAACTTTATGAAGAACATAAAACAACAATAATTAGAGAGTTACAGGTTAAAAAAAATGAACTATTTGATAAACTGGAAAAAGGAGCAGAAGCTGCTGGTTTCAAAATAAAGAAGACCTCTGCAGGGGTTGCTTTTGTACCTATTATTGGTGGAAAACCTTTAACTGATAAAGATATAGATGCAATGACGGATTCAGCTCGTGAAACTTTGAGAAAAAAACAGGAACTTCTTTATGAGGAATTAACCAAGGTTTTAAGAATTATTAGGTCTCTTGAAAAGGAAGCTCAAAGAAAACTTAATGAGATTGAAAAAAATACAGCAAAATTTACTATTCATCCTAAGATTGAAGAGTTAAAAGAAAAATATAGAAATATCCTTCCTGTATATAAATATCTTGAAGATGTTGAAAACGATATGCTTGAGAATATTGAGGAGTTTAAAGATAAAAAAGAGGTTGAGATACTTCCGGGTGTCAGATTGCCAGAAAAACAATCTCTATTATATAGGTATCAGGTTAATGTTTTTATTGATAATTCACGTATTGAAGGTGCACCTGTAATAAAAGAGCCAAACCCAACATCTTATAATTTAAGCGGGAAGGTTGAATATAAGCCTCAATATGGTGGTATGGTAACAGATTTCACTATGATAAAACCGGGCGCTTTACATAAAGCTAATGGTGGATATTTAATCTTGCAAGCTATTGATGTGCTTAAGAACTACTTTTCTTGGGAAACCCTTAAAAGAGCAATTAAAAATAGCGAGATAATAATTGAAGATTTGAACGAACAGTTTAGGTTGGTAAATACCCCTACTTTAAGACCCGCACCTATTCCATTGAATGTTAAGATTATTCTTATAGGTAATCCAATGCTTTATTATATGTTGTTCCAATATGATGAAGAGTTTCAGAAACTTTTTAAGGTGAAAGCCGATTATAGTGTTGTAATGAATAGAAATAAACAAGGCGTATCTAATTATGCCGCTCTGATAAGTAAAATTTGTAGCGAAGAAAATTTAAAGCATTGTGAAGCAGAAGCGGTCGGTAGTATTGTAGAGTATGGTTCAAGAGTTGCGAATGACCAAAATAGACTAACTACAAGGTTTGTTGAAATTGCTGATATTATTCGAGAAGCAAACTTTTGGGCTGTACAGGATAATTCTGAGTTTATAAACAAACAACATATTGAAACTGCTCTTGAAGAGAAAGTGTTTAGGTCTAATCTTGCTGAAAAAAGACTTGAAGAACTTATTACTGAAGGAACCTTAATGGTTGATACTGACGGTGCTGTTGTTGGTCAAATAAATGGTCTTTCTGTTATGACTATGGGAGACTATTCCTTTGGTAAACCTTCAAGAATTACAGCAAGAGTCTACACTGGATTAAACGGAATGATTAATATTGATAGAGAAGTTAAACTTGCTCGCACAATCCATAACAAAGGCTTTTTGATTTTATCTGGGTACCTTGGCGAAAAATATGGAGAGAATAAACCTTTAGCATTTTCTGCAAGTATCTGTTTTGAACAACTTTATGATGAGATAGAAGGTGATAGCGCTTCATCGACTGAACTTTACGTGTTGCTTTCAGCTCTTTCTGGGTTACCTATAAAACAAGGGATAGCGGTTACTGGTTCTGTTAATCAGAAAGGTGAAATTCAACCTGTTGGCGGAATTAATGAAAAGATTGAAGGTTTTTATTACACCTGCAAATCTAAAAAACTGACTGGTGAACAAGGTGTTATCATACCCCACCAAAATCTAAAACATCTTATGCTAAAAAACGAGATTATAGAGGCTGTAAAAAAGGGTGATTTTCACATTTGGGCAGTAAGCAATGTTGATATGGGTATAGAAATTTTGACAGGGAAACCAGCAGGAGAAAAGAATAGTAGAGGCAATTACCCAGTAGGAACAGTTAATTATCTTGTAGAGAAGAAATTAGATACTCTTTATAAAAATTATTCCAAATTTCAGATTGGGATAAAAGGAAAAAAAGTAAAGTAA
- a CDS encoding redox-sensing transcriptional repressor Rex, with protein MEKKRNISNETIKRMIVYLRYLDMLKKKGVKVFSSTDITSFLNIQPSQFRKDLSFFGEFGKRGVGYNVDDLYKAIRIILGVNTEKEVALVGVGKLGSALMQYSGFLKINVTIVACFDKNPNKVGTIIEGKKIYDINDANKVIKKLGIKIALLCVPVEEAQKTAEHIVSLGIKGILNFAPTTLVLPNYVYVSNVDMASELGNIIYYLQ; from the coding sequence ATGGAAAAAAAAAGGAACATATCAAACGAAACTATTAAAAGAATGATTGTATACCTAAGATATCTTGATATGCTAAAGAAGAAAGGGGTTAAGGTTTTTTCTTCAACAGATATAACATCGTTTCTTAATATACAGCCGAGCCAATTTCGTAAGGACCTTTCTTTTTTTGGTGAATTTGGCAAAAGAGGGGTAGGGTACAATGTTGATGACCTTTATAAGGCTATCAGAATTATCCTTGGAGTTAACACAGAAAAAGAGGTTGCTCTGGTAGGAGTTGGAAAACTTGGTTCTGCCTTGATGCAATATTCAGGATTCTTAAAAATTAATGTTACCATTGTTGCATGTTTTGATAAAAACCCTAATAAGGTTGGAACCATTATAGAGGGTAAAAAAATTTATGATATAAACGATGCTAACAAAGTCATAAAGAAACTTGGTATTAAGATAGCTCTTTTATGTGTACCTGTTGAGGAAGCACAGAAGACAGCAGAACATATTGTAAGTTTGGGAATTAAAGGTATACTAAATTTTGCACCAACTACACTTGTGCTACCCAATTATGTTTATGTTAGCAACGTAGATATGGCTTCAGAACTTGGGAACATCATATACTACCTTCAATAA